GAGTAAAAGAAATCTCACCTTTGAACTATGCTCGATTAATACTCAACCTATAAATATTGAATCCGTATCAATATCATTACCTACTCAAAATGGGATAATCACCATTCTACCAGGACATACTCCATTAATTACCTCACTTGAAATGGGGATTGTTTCAGTTCAAATTGCCGACGATAAAAAACGTTTTTTTGGAGTTATGGGAGGAATTGCACAAGTCTCTCAAAATGGAGTCTCTATCTATACCAACGCTTATGAGGAAGGTATCACTTTACCAGAGACAGACAAAGGATTTACTCAATGGACAAAGGAAATTGCGTACACAAAGAAACATGAAGAAGAACAAATAAAATTTTACCTACTCAAAACAATAAAAAAATGGAAAACAACACATCAACTCAGTGAAAAGACTATTCATGAGTAGTACAGTCCCATCAATTAACATAAAACAAAATGAAGAAAAACGAATCTTAAGAGGGCATTATTGGATTTTCAAAAACGAAATATCAAAACCATACACACTTCAAGATGGAGATATCATTGATATTTTAACATCCAATGGCAGGTTTCTATGTCGGAGTTTTTACCAATCTACGGGC
The sequence above is a segment of the Candidatus Hydrogenedens sp. genome. Coding sequences within it:
- a CDS encoding F0F1 ATP synthase subunit epsilon, which codes for MSKRNLTFELCSINTQPINIESVSISLPTQNGIITILPGHTPLITSLEMGIVSVQIADDKKRFFGVMGGIAQVSQNGVSIYTNAYEEGITLPETDKGFTQWTKEIAYTKKHEEEQIKFYLLKTIKKWKTTHQLSEKTIHE